The following are encoded together in the Pseudothermotoga sp. genome:
- a CDS encoding L-lactate permease, with amino-acid sequence MNGLVAFTPVFVVLLMILFTKASVVGSGLVGFFTAFALALFYFRSSFEVLLRATVSGFLASFPVSLIVVASLLQLTIMESAGAMETIVGFSKKLCAKDRLFQTLIIVIGLGTLLSAAGAVPVTVITPILLALGYSPVESIALAALGYDSLCTYTILGVPLVVFAEMIKTDLIVSAKYFLPFVGVVSFAISLAVLYVAGGKDFLKRGFSLSIVVGLLAFLGAEIGIMMRAPVLTGLIAGFLVIVALTIIYAIKNRESVVDEDVDVKKLLKASSLWLMLIFFIVFVNLVGPVHELFYQKLSMSMDLLKGRPVHLRIFWQAYTWIFVSSLIGMFIYKIDSAKMKNIWMKTRKRMVQPFWSATIFFLIAYVMLYSGYEKTPNGFELVNLQRNMIHAMAVSSAELFKSFYAFFTPFLGVLGGFVTGTQTSATAMFANYTSETSKLLNLSPILMPAAMAFGSGLASAISPSKLQNAAASIDRIGEEKRVFSKTIPIVLLMASLTAVVSYVLKNYSF; translated from the coding sequence TTGAACGGTTTGGTTGCTTTCACGCCGGTGTTCGTCGTTCTGTTGATGATCCTCTTCACGAAAGCTTCGGTGGTTGGATCTGGGCTCGTTGGATTCTTCACAGCTTTCGCACTGGCACTGTTTTATTTTCGTAGTTCTTTCGAAGTTCTACTGCGTGCAACGGTTTCAGGTTTTCTCGCTTCGTTCCCCGTTTCGCTCATCGTGGTCGCTTCTCTGTTGCAGTTGACGATCATGGAGAGTGCCGGTGCGATGGAAACGATCGTTGGTTTTTCAAAAAAGCTGTGTGCGAAGGATAGATTGTTTCAAACGCTCATCATCGTGATAGGTCTCGGTACGTTGCTTTCCGCCGCGGGTGCAGTGCCTGTGACTGTGATAACTCCGATTTTGCTCGCGTTGGGTTATTCACCTGTCGAGTCGATCGCGCTCGCCGCACTCGGCTATGATTCACTCTGCACCTACACCATACTCGGTGTGCCGCTGGTCGTGTTCGCCGAGATGATCAAGACGGATTTGATAGTTTCCGCCAAGTACTTTCTTCCGTTCGTTGGGGTAGTTTCCTTCGCGATATCGCTCGCGGTCCTGTACGTGGCTGGCGGTAAGGATTTTTTGAAGCGTGGTTTTTCACTCTCCATCGTCGTAGGTCTTTTGGCGTTTCTGGGTGCAGAGATCGGGATAATGATGAGAGCGCCGGTGCTCACAGGGTTGATAGCAGGTTTTCTTGTGATCGTGGCTTTGACGATCATCTATGCGATCAAGAACCGTGAAAGTGTGGTCGATGAGGATGTGGATGTGAAGAAGTTGCTCAAAGCTAGTTCTCTTTGGTTGATGCTCATCTTTTTCATCGTTTTCGTCAACTTGGTAGGTCCCGTGCACGAGTTGTTCTATCAAAAGCTTTCCATGTCGATGGATCTACTCAAAGGAAGGCCAGTCCATCTGAGGATCTTTTGGCAGGCGTACACGTGGATTTTTGTGAGCAGTCTGATCGGTATGTTCATCTACAAGATAGATTCAGCGAAGATGAAGAATATCTGGATGAAGACTAGAAAAAGGATGGTTCAACCGTTTTGGTCGGCAACGATTTTCTTTCTGATCGCCTACGTGATGCTCTATTCGGGGTACGAAAAGACACCGAATGGTTTTGAGCTGGTGAACCTTCAAAGGAACATGATCCATGCGATGGCCGTTTCTTCCGCCGAGCTTTTCAAAAGCTTTTACGCCTTCTTCACACCGTTTTTGGGAGTGCTCGGAGGTTTCGTGACGGGCACTCAGACTTCCGCCACGGCGATGTTTGCGAACTACACATCGGAAACTTCGAAGCTTTTGAACCTCTCACCGATCCTCATGCCCGCCGCCATGGCTTTCGGTAGCGGTCTTGCTTCGGCCATATCCCCTTCAAAACTTCAAAACGCCGCAGCGTCGATAGACAGAATCGGTGAAGAAAAACGTGTGTTTTCAAAAACCATCCCCATAGTCTTACTCATGGCATCGCTCACCGCCGTGGTGAGCTACGTTCTGAAAAATTACAGCTTTTGA